ACGGTATGAACCTCACACCGGAGGGAAACGGTCCGCTTCCCGCCCGGATGACCCGCCTCCCGCTCGGATGACCCGCCGAACATCTCGCCGGATCGCCTGCCGAAACGTTCCGATCAGCCCGGAACCCAGCCCGCGTCGCAGGCCCGTGTTCAACCGGAGAGGCCGTGCCGGACCGCCCAGAGCGCCGCCTGGGTGCGGTCCGAGAGATCGAGCTTCATCAGGATGTTCGACACATGGGTCTTCACCGTCTTCTCCGACAGGACCAGGGCCCGGGCGATCTCCCGGTTGGAGCGGCCGTCGGCGATGAGCCCGAGCACCTCCCGCTCCCGCTCGGTGAGCGATGTGCCCCTCCCCTGCCCGCCACCCGGCTCGTCCTGGGCGAGCAGCACTCCCGCCACCTCCGGCTGGAGGAGCACATGCCCCGCGTGCACGGAGCGGATCGCCGCGGCGAGCGCGTCGGGGTCGACGTCCTTGTACACATAGCCCGAGGCCCCGGCGCGCAGCGCGGGGACGACCGTGCGCCGCTCGGTGAAGCTCGTGACGACCAGCACCTTCGCGGTGTTGTCGAGCGCCCGCAGCTTGCGCAGCGCCTCGATTCCGTCGGTGCCGGGCATCCGTACGTCCATCAGCACCACGTCGGGCAGCAGTTCCCCGGCGCGGGCCACCCCCTCGTCCCCGTCCCCCGCCTCGCCGACGACCTCTATGTCGTCCTGCACCTCGAGGAAGGTGCGCAGACCCCTGCGCACCACCTGGTGGTCGTCCACGAGCAGCACGCGGATCGCCCGCCCGTCTCCGGGCACCGTCCCGCCGGCGGGACGGGCCGTGCCTCCGCTGTCCCTCTCAGCCACCGGGGACCTCCATCTCGACCGTGGTGCCCTTGCCGGGCGCCGATTCCACCGTGAGCCTTCCGCCGACGCCGCTCGCCCGGTCGCGCATGGAGACCAGGCCGAGGTGGCGGCCGGCCGTCCGGACCGCCTCGGGCTCGAAGCCCACGCCGTCGTCGGTGACGCTGAGCACCGCGCCCTGGCCGCGGCGGGCGAGGCTGACCGCGACCCGTGGTGCGTCCGAGTGCCGCAGCGCGTTGTGCAGAGCCTCCTGGGCGACCCGGAGCAAGGCCTCCTCCTGGGCGGCCGGCAGGGCGCGGACGCCGCGGCTGTCGAAGGTGACCTGTGCGGTGTGGGCGCGGTCGAGGACCTGGATCTGGGTGCGGAGGGTGTCGACCAGGCCGTCCTCGTCGAGGGCCGCGGGGCGCAGCTCGACGACCGCGGCACGCAGTTCGTCGGCGGCCTCGGCGGCGAGCGCGGCCACCTGCTGCAGCTCGCCCTTGGCCCGGCCCGGGTCGCGGTCCACCAGGCGGGCCGCGGCCTGTGCGGTCAGCCGGAGGGAGAACAGCTTCTGGCTGACGGCGTCGTGGAGCTCGTGCGCGAGGCGCGAGCGCTCCTCGGCGATGGTGAGTTCGCGGCTGCGCTCGTACAGCCGGGCGTTGGTGAGGGCGATGGCCGCGTGCTGGGCGAGGATCGACAGCAGTTCCTCGTCCGCCTCCGTGAACCCGCAGCCGCCCTCGGGTTTGGGGCACCGCTTGTTGGCGAGGAACAGCGCGCCGATCGTCTCGTCGCCGTCCTTGACGGGCAGGCCCAGGAAGTCGGCCATGTCGGGGTGGGCGGCGGGCCAGCCCTCGAAGCGGGGGTCCTTCCGCACGTCCGCCAGCCGCTCGGTCCTGGCGTCCCGCAGCATCGCGGCGAGGATGCCGTGCTGACGGGGCAGCGGGCCGATCGCCCGCCACTGCTCGTCGCTGACGCCGTCGACGACGAACTGGGCGAAGCCTCCGTGGTCGTCCGGGACGCCGAGCGCCGCGTACTCCGCGCCGAGCAGTTCCCGGGCCGACGCCACGATCGTCTTGAGGACGTCGCGGACCTCGAGATGCCTGCTCATCGCGAGCAGTGCGGTGCTGACGGCGGCCAGGCCGGAGCTCGGTCGATGGCTCATGGGATCACCGTACCGGGGTGCCGTGACGGTGCGTATCGGCCTGTGGACGGCGGCGGGCCCGGTCCCTGGGCCTAGGTCGAAGTGCCCTGCGCGGTAGGGGCGCCGGGACGAGGCGGCGAGCCCGGCCGCGGAGCCAGCCTGAACAGCACACGGCCCGGACCGCACACCGGAACGGCACACGGCCTGGACGGCGCAGGGCCCGAACGGCACCAGGCCCGAGCGGCACACGGAAGCGCGGTACGGCGCCAGGCCCGAACGGCACACGTCCGGACCGCACACGGCCCGGACCGCACACGGAAGCGCGGCGCGGCACGGAGCGGCGTCGCGGTGGGAGGAGGAGTACGTCATGCCTGTCGCGATGATCACGGGGGCCTCGAAGGGGCTCGGGTACGCACTGGGGGCCGCGCTCGCCCGGCGCGGCTGGGATCTGGTGCTGGACGCGCGGACGGCGCCGGTTCTGGAGGCGTCGGCGGCGGAGCTGCGCCGGTTCGGGACGCGGGTACGGGCGGTGCCCGGCGACGTCACGGACCCGCGGCACCGCGCCGAGCTGGTGTCCGCGGCCCGCGGGCTGGACGGTTCCCTCGACCTGCTGGTGAGCAATGCCGGCGCGCTGGGTGCCGAACCGCTGGTGCGGCTGGCGGAGCTGAGACTGGACGGTCTGCGGGCGGCGCTGGAGACCAATGTGGTGGCGGCGCTGGGGCTGGTGCAGGAGGCGCTGCCGCTGTTGCGGGCCGGGGTACCGGGCGCGGTGGTCGCGGTCTCGTCGGACGCGGCGATCGGGGCGTACGAGACCTGGGGAGGCTACGGGGCGTCGAAGGCCGCGCTCGACCGGCTGG
The Streptomyces tirandamycinicus DNA segment above includes these coding regions:
- a CDS encoding response regulator, with protein sequence MAERDSGGTARPAGGTVPGDGRAIRVLLVDDHQVVRRGLRTFLEVQDDIEVVGEAGDGDEGVARAGELLPDVVLMDVRMPGTDGIEALRKLRALDNTAKVLVVTSFTERRTVVPALRAGASGYVYKDVDPDALAAAIRSVHAGHVLLQPEVAGVLLAQDEPGGGQGRGTSLTEREREVLGLIADGRSNREIARALVLSEKTVKTHVSNILMKLDLSDRTQAALWAVRHGLSG
- a CDS encoding GAF domain-containing sensor histidine kinase; translated protein: MSHRPSSGLAAVSTALLAMSRHLEVRDVLKTIVASARELLGAEYAALGVPDDHGGFAQFVVDGVSDEQWRAIGPLPRQHGILAAMLRDARTERLADVRKDPRFEGWPAAHPDMADFLGLPVKDGDETIGALFLANKRCPKPEGGCGFTEADEELLSILAQHAAIALTNARLYERSRELTIAEERSRLAHELHDAVSQKLFSLRLTAQAAARLVDRDPGRAKGELQQVAALAAEAADELRAAVVELRPAALDEDGLVDTLRTQIQVLDRAHTAQVTFDSRGVRALPAAQEEALLRVAQEALHNALRHSDAPRVAVSLARRGQGAVLSVTDDGVGFEPEAVRTAGRHLGLVSMRDRASGVGGRLTVESAPGKGTTVEMEVPGG
- a CDS encoding SDR family NAD(P)-dependent oxidoreductase produces the protein MPVAMITGASKGLGYALGAALARRGWDLVLDARTAPVLEASAAELRRFGTRVRAVPGDVTDPRHRAELVSAARGLDGSLDLLVSNAGALGAEPLVRLAELRLDGLRAALETNVVAALGLVQEALPLLRAGVPGAVVAVSSDAAIGAYETWGGYGASKAALDRLAAVLAVEEPELRVWAVDPGDMRTDLYAAAVPDDHGPRPAPDEVVPGFLRLLDERPASGRYAAAALAVRAVGR